A single genomic interval of Arthrobacter methylotrophus harbors:
- a CDS encoding IclR family transcriptional regulator, whose amino-acid sequence MRNLENPVKLESVDRALQLLVLLREGEVLSVKSAGERLGVAPSTAHRLLGTLVARDFATQDRERRYRAGSQLVPQGESRFSVNQLRQVARPALQRLYGDVVDTVQLMVLAGSHVRFIDGIESEAALHVKARMGDLMPAYCSAGGKAILAELSNVELEQLYRGGLTPWPTARVHTLPALKRQLAAVRKTGYAVNTEETEQGVSGLGVCIRDATGKPMAAFTTAIPTARYQKGKVPDHVKALREAASATEAELLTGASEPH is encoded by the coding sequence ATGCGAAATCTAGAGAATCCTGTGAAGCTGGAATCCGTGGACCGAGCCCTCCAGCTGCTCGTCCTCTTGCGAGAGGGGGAGGTCTTAAGCGTCAAGTCCGCCGGGGAGCGGTTAGGGGTGGCTCCCTCTACGGCGCACCGACTACTGGGGACGCTGGTGGCCAGGGACTTTGCCACCCAGGACCGGGAACGGCGCTACCGCGCGGGATCCCAACTGGTCCCCCAGGGCGAGAGCCGGTTCTCGGTGAACCAGCTGCGCCAAGTGGCGCGCCCGGCACTGCAGAGGCTCTATGGCGACGTCGTCGATACCGTCCAACTCATGGTCCTGGCCGGTTCGCATGTGCGGTTCATTGACGGCATCGAGTCTGAAGCGGCGCTGCATGTGAAAGCAAGGATGGGGGATCTGATGCCTGCGTACTGCTCCGCCGGGGGCAAGGCGATCCTGGCCGAACTCAGCAACGTGGAACTGGAGCAGCTCTACCGCGGCGGCCTGACGCCGTGGCCAACCGCGAGAGTTCATACTCTCCCCGCACTAAAGCGGCAACTGGCTGCGGTCCGCAAGACCGGGTACGCAGTCAATACTGAAGAGACGGAGCAGGGCGTCAGTGGCCTTGGCGTCTGCATCAGAGATGCCACGGGCAAGCCCATGGCAGCCTTCACCACCGCGATCCCCACAGCCCGATACCAGAAGGGCAAAGTCCCGGATCACGTCAAGGCGCTCAGGGAGGCCGCGTCCGCAACGGAGGCCGAGCTGCTGACGGGGGCAAGCGAGCCTCACTAA
- the accB gene encoding acetyl-CoA carboxylase biotin carboxyl carrier protein has protein sequence MNEGSFPHMDVDLEELAAIIEQLDKTEFTDFLYEKGALRLHVRRGGHIPDVAGPGNPVAVSTPAPVPAPAAVPVPAPAAMPAAVNGHSPAISPDALREGHILVTAPMLGTYYGAPKPGEPAFVQVGDSVAADAVLCIVEVMKLMNSVTAGAAGEITAVFVKDGDLVEFEQPLFAIRAAS, from the coding sequence ATGAACGAAGGAAGTTTCCCGCATATGGACGTCGACCTGGAAGAGCTCGCTGCGATCATCGAGCAGCTCGACAAAACAGAGTTCACTGATTTCTTGTACGAGAAGGGTGCACTGCGCCTGCATGTCCGCCGAGGGGGCCACATTCCGGATGTTGCCGGTCCAGGCAACCCGGTGGCCGTGTCTACGCCGGCGCCCGTTCCCGCACCGGCCGCAGTGCCCGTTCCAGCACCGGCCGCAATGCCGGCCGCCGTGAATGGGCACTCCCCCGCCATTAGCCCTGACGCGCTGCGGGAGGGCCACATCCTGGTCACCGCACCAATGCTGGGAACATACTACGGCGCCCCGAAGCCCGGCGAGCCGGCCTTCGTCCAGGTCGGGGACTCGGTGGCCGCCGACGCCGTGCTGTGCATTGTTGAGGTCATGAAGCTGATGAACTCGGTGACCGCCGGCGCCGCAGGTGAGATCACCGCAGTCTTCGTCAAAGACGGGGACCTGGTGGAGTTCGAACAGCCTCTGTTCGCCATCCGGGCCGCCTCATGA
- a CDS encoding pyruvate/oxaloacetate carboxyltransferase has translation MTDVKLVDVSLRDGNQSIWGATGVTTRMVKGVAPLLDQVGYHAIELVSSTLMATAVRYHQEDPWERLRTARELMPNTQLGFLTTGKRFITFHRTPDAVFELAFRLLVRNGVKRLWVIDPMHDMDGAKRTAEMAKRVGFEEVIGGICYTTSPVHTDEYFATKAKELDDCDAIDSVYLKDPAGLLTAHRVKSLVPVLRSSLNTTRLNEIHSHSTTGLSPITVLDAADLGIETIHCALPPLANGSSHPEAQRLVHNLRARGHSVNVDLDAMAKASAYLQRQGRIKNLPAGSPNEYDEAYYRHTIPGGVQSTTRRQLAEIRRADLFDQVIEESVQVREDLGWPIVMTPFAQYIVTQATLNVITGERYKQISDEVIDLLRGDFGPLPGAVNPELMDRAMATKRGQQPVNDGGDVTIADLRRRFGATISEEELLLRAVMPAEQVDTMYAAKKNSAASTLQRLLAAVNDRPSTSVSVTDGGTTFSIQRDPSEDGVATQGVTA, from the coding sequence ATGACTGACGTCAAACTCGTCGATGTGTCCTTGCGGGACGGCAACCAAAGCATCTGGGGCGCCACCGGCGTCACCACGCGGATGGTCAAGGGCGTCGCTCCGCTGCTGGACCAGGTCGGATACCACGCCATCGAGCTGGTCTCGAGCACCCTCATGGCCACCGCCGTGCGGTACCACCAGGAGGATCCGTGGGAACGGCTGCGGACCGCCCGCGAGCTGATGCCCAACACGCAACTCGGCTTCCTCACTACCGGCAAACGGTTCATCACCTTCCACCGCACTCCGGACGCCGTCTTCGAACTGGCCTTCCGGCTGCTGGTCCGCAACGGCGTGAAGCGTCTCTGGGTGATCGATCCAATGCATGACATGGACGGCGCCAAGCGCACCGCCGAAATGGCTAAGCGGGTCGGCTTCGAAGAAGTCATCGGCGGAATCTGCTACACCACCAGCCCGGTCCACACCGACGAATACTTCGCCACCAAGGCCAAGGAACTCGACGACTGCGACGCGATCGACAGCGTCTACCTGAAGGACCCGGCAGGGCTGCTGACCGCGCACCGGGTGAAAAGCCTGGTGCCGGTGCTGCGGTCCAGCCTCAACACCACCCGGCTGAACGAAATCCATTCGCACAGCACCACCGGACTGTCCCCCATCACCGTTCTCGACGCCGCGGACCTCGGCATCGAGACCATCCACTGCGCCTTGCCGCCTCTGGCCAACGGAAGCTCACACCCGGAAGCCCAGCGGCTGGTCCATAACCTTCGGGCCCGCGGCCACAGTGTCAACGTCGATCTGGATGCCATGGCCAAGGCGTCGGCCTACTTGCAGCGTCAGGGACGGATCAAGAACCTGCCCGCCGGCAGCCCCAACGAGTACGACGAGGCCTACTACCGGCACACCATTCCCGGCGGCGTGCAGTCCACCACTCGCCGGCAGCTAGCTGAAATCCGGCGGGCGGACCTTTTCGACCAAGTGATCGAGGAGTCCGTCCAGGTCCGCGAGGACCTCGGCTGGCCGATCGTCATGACGCCGTTTGCGCAGTACATCGTCACGCAGGCGACCCTCAACGTCATCACCGGAGAGCGCTACAAGCAGATCTCCGACGAAGTCATCGACCTGCTGCGCGGCGACTTCGGCCCCTTGCCCGGTGCCGTGAACCCCGAACTGATGGACCGGGCCATGGCCACCAAACGCGGACAACAGCCGGTCAACGACGGCGGCGACGTCACCATCGCGGATCTGCGGCGGCGCTTCGGCGCCACGATCAGCGAGGAGGAGCTGCTGCTCCGGGCGGTGATGCCGGCCGAGCAGGTGGACACCATGTATGCCGCGAAGAAGAATTCCGCCGCGTCAACGCTGCAACGGCTGCTCGCAGCGGTGAATGACCGGCCGTCCACCTCGGTTTCCGTCACCGACGGCGGCACCACATTTTCGATCCAACGCGACCCCTCCGAAGATGGGGTCGCTACCCAGGGGGTTACGGCATGA
- a CDS encoding HAD-IIA family hydrolase: MSDAVRKSHGWVLDVDGCLMRTKRAGGAGGEAMPGAAELVAALYAAGHAVVVCTNASEKTPAEYAAHLRSQGIDVRDEDFVTAGSAAAEYIAHRHPGSRVLALGAEGLAAPLRSLGVALADPGEPELPDVVVVGAAKGYSTEQINAASLAVDAGAPLYTTVDVPWFHGGLGKSVCVSAAIANAIGWAAGAEPQVVGKPSAALGETLLRRLGLPAAEVTVVGDATVEIDLARSMGANSALILSGASSPGLLATLEGAARPDLALADVAELLEFLTPSLSLSQGATS, encoded by the coding sequence ATGAGCGACGCAGTAAGAAAGTCCCACGGCTGGGTACTGGATGTAGACGGTTGCCTGATGCGCACAAAGCGCGCCGGCGGTGCCGGCGGGGAAGCCATGCCGGGCGCCGCGGAGCTGGTGGCAGCGCTCTACGCTGCCGGCCACGCCGTCGTTGTCTGCACGAACGCCTCGGAGAAGACCCCAGCCGAGTATGCCGCCCATCTCCGCTCGCAAGGAATCGATGTCCGTGACGAGGATTTCGTTACTGCCGGTAGCGCAGCCGCCGAGTACATTGCACACCGCCACCCGGGGTCCCGGGTGCTGGCCCTCGGCGCGGAGGGTTTGGCTGCTCCCCTGCGCAGCCTGGGCGTCGCCCTTGCCGATCCCGGGGAACCTGAACTTCCCGACGTCGTGGTCGTCGGGGCCGCGAAGGGGTACAGCACCGAACAGATCAACGCGGCCAGCCTGGCGGTGGACGCCGGCGCCCCGTTGTACACCACCGTGGACGTGCCATGGTTCCATGGCGGCCTCGGCAAATCGGTCTGCGTGTCGGCAGCCATCGCGAACGCCATCGGCTGGGCTGCCGGGGCCGAGCCGCAGGTCGTTGGAAAACCCTCTGCCGCCCTGGGCGAAACCCTGCTCCGCAGGCTGGGCCTTCCCGCCGCAGAGGTCACCGTGGTCGGCGATGCAACCGTCGAAATCGACCTCGCCCGGTCCATGGGTGCCAACAGTGCCCTGATCCTCTCCGGCGCAAGCTCTCCCGGCTTGCTTGCCACGCTCGAAGGCGCCGCCCGGCCGGATCTCGCGCTGGCAGACGTCGCGGAACTGCTTGAATTCCTTACCCCCTCCCTTTCACTGTCGCAAGGAGCCACATCATGA
- a CDS encoding DEAD/DEAH box helicase codes for MKLHRTSYSYDGVAEPSAPGGTPAIYKDLIANEDRLQQIYDDVMAAYEQNSRILLLTTWKTHLDSFRSRFEADGLKPMVFTGAMKTKEPQAAVERLSNSDDAQPLLVLGTGSHIGEGFDCPKLDTLFLAAPISFKGRLVQYAGRIIRP; via the coding sequence TTGAAGCTCCACCGGACTTCCTACAGTTACGACGGCGTCGCGGAGCCCAGCGCGCCTGGCGGGACTCCCGCCATCTACAAGGACTTGATCGCCAACGAGGATCGCCTGCAGCAAATCTACGACGACGTTATGGCGGCTTACGAACAAAACTCGCGAATTCTTTTGCTGACGACCTGGAAAACCCATCTTGATTCCTTCAGGTCCCGGTTCGAGGCGGATGGTCTGAAACCGATGGTCTTCACCGGGGCAATGAAGACGAAGGAACCACAAGCCGCCGTCGAGCGTCTTTCCAACTCCGATGACGCGCAGCCGCTGCTGGTGTTGGGAACCGGCTCCCACATTGGCGAAGGCTTTGATTGTCCGAAGCTGGACACCTTGTTCCTTGCGGCACCCATTTCCTTCAAGGGCAGGTTGGTCCAATACGCCGGCCGAATCATCCGACCATAA
- a CDS encoding acetyl-CoA carboxylase biotin carboxylase subunit: protein MTHRIFITNRGEIAVRLIEACDRLGYDTVLGVSSADKDTLAARRAGRVLTLGGPRPSDSYLNMNAVVQAAISTGCTAVHPGYGFLSERPAFAELCAENGLTFIGPSPEALRVLGDKLTARRLAESVAVPVSAGGTAQTAEEVQQLAERIGYPVLIKAAHGGGGRGMKLVESTTELAEAWQLASSEAEASFGDGTVFLERFVQDAKHVEVQILGDRHGHRVHLGERECSVQYRYQKVVEEAPCTVLPEATRALLYQSALRIAEALDYVGLGTVEFLYDVQRDSLAFLEVNPRVQVEHPVTEAITGVDLVREQLLAALGEPLSFTQSDIALTGNAIECRITAQDPENELRPSPGTVTRWRPSAAGGLRLDTHIYEGYRFPPFYDALMAKQIAWAPDRAAAIKRMEQALAAFEIEGVTTSLPLLRKILAHPDFQDNTVTTHWLNELMTEKVNS from the coding sequence ATGACCCACCGCATCTTCATAACAAACCGGGGCGAAATCGCCGTCCGCCTCATTGAGGCCTGCGACCGGCTGGGTTACGACACAGTCCTCGGAGTCTCATCTGCGGACAAGGACACCCTGGCAGCCCGGAGGGCCGGCCGCGTGCTAACCCTCGGCGGGCCCCGTCCTTCTGACAGCTACCTGAACATGAACGCCGTCGTTCAGGCTGCGATTTCCACCGGCTGCACGGCAGTGCACCCGGGTTACGGTTTCCTCTCCGAACGCCCGGCCTTTGCCGAACTGTGTGCAGAGAACGGGCTGACCTTCATTGGCCCGTCGCCGGAGGCGCTGCGCGTCCTGGGCGACAAGCTGACGGCCCGGCGGCTGGCCGAATCCGTGGCAGTCCCGGTCTCCGCCGGCGGCACCGCCCAGACGGCCGAGGAAGTGCAGCAGCTGGCCGAACGCATCGGCTACCCGGTGCTCATCAAGGCAGCGCACGGCGGCGGCGGCCGCGGCATGAAACTCGTAGAGAGCACCACGGAATTGGCCGAGGCCTGGCAGCTGGCCTCCTCCGAAGCGGAAGCCTCCTTCGGTGACGGCACCGTATTCCTGGAACGGTTCGTCCAGGACGCCAAGCACGTGGAGGTCCAGATCCTTGGCGACCGCCACGGCCACCGCGTCCACCTCGGCGAACGGGAGTGTTCGGTACAGTACCGCTACCAGAAGGTCGTGGAGGAGGCACCGTGCACTGTACTCCCCGAAGCTACCCGGGCGCTCCTTTACCAAAGCGCCCTGCGCATCGCCGAGGCCCTGGACTATGTGGGCCTGGGAACCGTGGAGTTCCTCTACGACGTGCAGCGTGATTCGCTGGCCTTTCTCGAGGTGAACCCGCGCGTGCAGGTGGAGCACCCGGTCACCGAGGCGATCACCGGCGTCGACCTTGTCCGTGAACAGCTGCTGGCCGCGCTTGGCGAGCCACTGTCCTTCACCCAGTCCGACATCGCCCTGACTGGCAATGCCATCGAATGCCGCATCACGGCCCAAGACCCGGAGAACGAGCTGCGACCCTCGCCGGGAACCGTCACGCGCTGGCGCCCGTCCGCCGCCGGAGGACTCAGGCTCGATACGCATATCTACGAGGGCTACCGCTTCCCGCCGTTCTACGACGCCCTGATGGCCAAACAAATCGCCTGGGCACCGGACCGCGCCGCCGCCATCAAACGCATGGAACAGGCCCTGGCAGCATTCGAGATCGAAGGAGTCACCACCTCGCTGCCTCTGTTGCGCAAGATCCTGGCCCATCCAGACTTCCAGGACAACACGGTCACCACCCACTGGCTGAACGAACTGATGACGGAAAAGGTGAACTCATGA
- a CDS encoding acetoacetate--CoA ligase — MRSVETGTLLRAAPEREEWSGYRMGRFLAGIERKTGRTFAGYEDAWRWSVDNLEEFWAEVWDHFEIITHTPYETVLRDHKMPGAEWFPGATINYTEHIVRALRGRPDDVMVKARSQTTGSSDWTGARLLDEIGRIQQGLIRQGVKMGDRVAGYLPNIPQTLATYLATTALGAIWCSVPPEMGPKSVVDRITQLEPTLLIAIDGYRWGKKDLSRADDIARIRLELPETQVVLLPYLNQDCELPADTIAYSDFTGDGSEIRFEAVPFAHPLTVLFSSGTTGKPKAIVHSHGGLLLEHFKAMGLHFDMGPKDTAFWFTTTGWMVWTLGISTLLTGAAVVLMDGDPNWPTLDGEWSQWGVAAETKATYLGTGSAYLAACAHAGLTPGTTWDLSRLREIQCSGSPLAADVAAWVYDAVSPDLVLAPTSGGTDICAAFLGASPLTGVYAGEMSCRPLGVSVESWDRDGHPLHGVAGELVATKPMPSMPVFFWGDKDNARYTDSYFSAYPGVWRHGDWLIETERGTWVISGRSDATLNRGGVRLGTAEFYAILDGLPQVSDSMVLHFEDRAGGMGRLVLLIEPQEGADTVHLETAVRRALRTELSPRHVPDDVVFVPSIPRNPSGKRLEIPLKRVIQGAVIGETLDPGVLVKPEDVEDTVRIIKAAFAA, encoded by the coding sequence ATGCGTTCTGTTGAAACCGGCACCCTGCTGCGAGCAGCCCCCGAACGGGAGGAATGGTCCGGCTACCGGATGGGCCGCTTCCTCGCGGGCATCGAGCGGAAGACGGGCAGAACGTTCGCCGGGTACGAAGACGCCTGGCGGTGGTCCGTGGACAATCTCGAGGAGTTCTGGGCGGAAGTCTGGGACCACTTCGAAATCATCACGCACACCCCCTATGAAACCGTGCTGCGGGATCACAAGATGCCCGGGGCCGAGTGGTTCCCGGGTGCGACTATCAATTACACCGAGCACATCGTCCGCGCGCTTCGGGGACGCCCGGACGATGTCATGGTCAAGGCCCGGAGCCAGACCACCGGCAGTTCCGACTGGACCGGCGCCCGGCTGCTGGACGAAATCGGCCGGATTCAGCAGGGGCTGATCCGGCAGGGCGTCAAGATGGGGGACCGTGTGGCCGGATACCTGCCGAACATCCCGCAGACGTTGGCCACCTACCTGGCCACCACAGCGCTGGGAGCGATCTGGTGCTCAGTGCCACCGGAAATGGGACCGAAGTCTGTGGTGGACAGGATCACCCAACTCGAACCGACGCTACTCATCGCGATCGATGGCTACCGCTGGGGGAAAAAAGACCTGTCCCGCGCTGACGACATCGCCCGGATCCGGCTGGAACTTCCCGAGACGCAGGTGGTACTGCTGCCGTACCTGAATCAGGACTGCGAGCTACCCGCCGACACTATTGCTTATAGTGACTTCACCGGGGACGGTTCGGAGATCCGTTTTGAGGCCGTGCCTTTCGCGCACCCGCTGACGGTCCTGTTCTCCTCGGGAACCACCGGCAAACCCAAGGCAATTGTGCACTCCCACGGCGGGCTGCTGCTGGAGCACTTCAAGGCCATGGGGCTGCACTTCGACATGGGGCCAAAGGACACCGCGTTCTGGTTTACCACCACCGGCTGGATGGTGTGGACCCTTGGCATTTCCACCCTGTTGACCGGCGCCGCCGTCGTCCTGATGGACGGCGACCCCAACTGGCCCACGCTCGACGGCGAATGGTCCCAGTGGGGCGTAGCAGCCGAAACCAAGGCCACCTACCTCGGCACCGGCTCCGCCTACCTTGCTGCGTGCGCGCACGCCGGTCTCACGCCCGGCACCACGTGGGATCTCAGCCGTCTGCGGGAAATCCAATGCTCGGGTTCGCCCCTTGCGGCGGATGTCGCGGCCTGGGTGTACGACGCCGTCAGTCCGGATCTGGTGCTGGCCCCCACCTCCGGAGGTACTGATATATGTGCCGCCTTCCTGGGTGCCAGCCCGCTCACGGGAGTCTACGCGGGCGAAATGTCCTGCCGGCCGTTGGGCGTCTCAGTGGAGTCGTGGGACCGCGACGGACACCCGCTGCACGGCGTGGCGGGCGAACTCGTAGCAACCAAGCCCATGCCCTCGATGCCGGTTTTCTTCTGGGGGGACAAAGACAACGCGCGTTACACCGACAGCTATTTCAGTGCATACCCGGGCGTCTGGCGACACGGCGACTGGCTTATCGAGACCGAGCGTGGGACCTGGGTGATTTCCGGCCGGTCGGACGCCACCCTGAACCGTGGCGGCGTACGACTGGGCACGGCCGAGTTTTACGCCATCCTCGATGGCCTGCCGCAGGTCAGCGACAGCATGGTGTTGCACTTCGAGGACCGGGCCGGCGGCATGGGCCGGCTCGTCCTGCTCATCGAACCGCAGGAAGGCGCCGATACTGTCCATCTCGAGACGGCTGTCCGCCGCGCACTGCGGACAGAGCTGTCCCCCCGGCACGTGCCCGACGACGTCGTATTTGTCCCCAGCATTCCCCGCAACCCTTCCGGGAAGCGGTTGGAAATTCCCCTCAAACGCGTCATCCAGGGCGCGGTCATCGGCGAAACCTTGGATCCCGGGGTGCTGGTCAAACCGGAGGACGTCGAGGACACGGTGCGGATTATTAAGGCGGCATTCGCCGCATGA